From a single Bacillus pseudomycoides DSM 12442 genomic region:
- a CDS encoding SulP family inorganic anion transporter: MVQKIAKECLAGFTVAIVALPLAIAFGIAATGTSEGALVGLYGAIFAGLFAALFGGTAGQVTGPTGPITVIATGVIATHGLEASFIAFMMAGLFQILFGVCKLGAYIRYIPYSVVSGFMNGIALIIILGEMKHVKNSFLLVLLTILVMLVAGKWIKAIPASLIALVGVTATLPLFSHVLQGLTIQLPFVGTIPLNKMIEKIGAIPEAIPSLHVPSFSGSVVLELIFPALSIALLGSIDSLLTSVVMDNVTGTRHKSNKELIGQGLGNIMSGLFGGLAGAGATVRSIVNIRSGGKTALSACMHSIILFIFIIGLGAVVQYIPLAVLSGILILTGIGMFDWDSMKKMHVAPKADTVVMLLTMVITVKFDLMIAVAFGIVLSFILYIVQCKERKASIVKEEGEDALYMIRGPLSFLSVDRIFSSLQEVKSHLTLRLNDVHYMDTSGAMALLNFVDHTEKMGASVTLEHLQPHVEQTLLSLANDEQRKKLQMVNEK; this comes from the coding sequence ATGGTTCAAAAAATAGCAAAAGAATGTTTAGCGGGTTTTACCGTGGCGATTGTTGCACTGCCGCTCGCAATTGCGTTTGGGATTGCCGCAACGGGGACATCTGAAGGGGCGTTAGTCGGATTGTATGGTGCGATTTTTGCGGGATTATTTGCAGCGCTGTTTGGTGGCACAGCAGGGCAAGTAACAGGTCCTACAGGTCCAATTACGGTGATTGCGACAGGAGTTATCGCAACTCATGGACTCGAAGCAAGTTTTATCGCATTTATGATGGCCGGGTTGTTTCAAATTTTATTTGGTGTATGTAAGCTTGGAGCTTATATACGTTATATTCCATATTCCGTTGTTTCAGGGTTTATGAATGGAATTGCACTTATCATTATTTTAGGTGAAATGAAGCATGTAAAGAATAGCTTTTTACTTGTTCTGTTAACAATTCTCGTTATGCTTGTTGCAGGGAAGTGGATTAAAGCGATTCCGGCGAGTCTAATTGCGTTAGTTGGAGTTACGGCAACATTGCCATTATTTTCTCATGTATTACAAGGACTTACGATTCAATTACCTTTTGTGGGAACGATTCCTCTAAACAAGATGATTGAAAAAATTGGAGCAATTCCAGAAGCAATACCTTCTCTTCATGTACCATCTTTTAGTGGATCAGTAGTGCTTGAACTTATTTTTCCAGCACTTAGTATCGCATTATTAGGATCAATTGACTCTTTATTAACATCTGTTGTGATGGATAACGTAACAGGTACGCGCCATAAAAGTAATAAAGAATTGATTGGCCAAGGGTTAGGGAATATCATGAGTGGATTGTTTGGCGGATTAGCAGGAGCAGGAGCAACTGTAAGATCGATTGTGAATATAAGAAGTGGCGGGAAAACAGCATTGTCAGCTTGTATGCATAGCATCATTTTATTTATTTTCATTATTGGACTTGGTGCGGTTGTACAATATATTCCACTTGCAGTACTATCGGGTATTTTAATTTTAACAGGTATCGGAATGTTTGATTGGGATAGCATGAAAAAGATGCATGTAGCCCCAAAAGCTGATACTGTCGTTATGCTTTTAACAATGGTGATTACAGTGAAATTTGATTTAATGATTGCGGTTGCGTTTGGCATAGTGCTTTCCTTCATTTTATATATAGTGCAATGTAAAGAACGAAAAGCTTCTATTGTAAAAGAAGAAGGGGAAGATGCATTGTATATGATTCGGGGGCCGCTTTCCTTTCTATCTGTTGACCGTATTTTCTCTTCTTTGCAAGAAGTCAAATCTCATTTGACATTACGTTTGAATGATGTGCATTATATGGATACTTCAGGAGCGATGGCGCTATTAAACTTTGTGGATCATACGGAGAAAATGGGTGCAAGTGTAACGCTTGAGCATTTACAGCCGCATGTTGAACAGACGCTGCTAAGTTTGGCAAATGATGAACAAAGAAAAAAGTTACAAATGGTGAACGAAAAGTAG
- a CDS encoding enoyl-CoA hydratase: protein MEVKSKAESVVVKYEGRVATIMMNRPEVLNALDEPTLKELLAKLKEVAESSVHIVVLCGNGRGFSAGGDIKSMLSSNDESKFESIMNTISEIVVTLYTMPKLVISAIHGPTAGLGLSIALTADYVLADVSSIIAMNFIGIALIPDGGGHFFLQKRLGENMAKQIIWEGKKLPATEALELGLIDEVIGENFQGAVKQKINEWLQKPIKSMIQTKQILCEVNRSSLEQTLQLEKRGQYEMRRTADHKEGITAFLEKRPPAFKGE, encoded by the coding sequence ATGGAAGTAAAAAGTAAAGCCGAGTCTGTAGTTGTGAAATATGAAGGACGAGTAGCAACGATTATGATGAATCGCCCAGAAGTATTAAATGCATTAGATGAACCTACGCTCAAAGAATTGTTAGCAAAGCTGAAAGAAGTAGCTGAAAGTTCCGTTCATATTGTCGTATTATGCGGGAATGGACGTGGTTTTTCTGCGGGTGGAGACATTAAATCTATGCTTTCTAGTAATGATGAAAGCAAATTTGAAAGTATCATGAATACCATTTCAGAAATTGTTGTAACGTTATATACAATGCCAAAACTTGTGATCAGTGCAATTCATGGCCCAACTGCGGGGCTTGGTTTAAGTATTGCGTTAACAGCTGATTATGTATTGGCAGACGTTTCATCTATCATTGCGATGAATTTTATTGGAATCGCTTTAATACCAGACGGCGGGGGGCATTTCTTCTTACAAAAACGTCTCGGTGAAAATATGGCAAAACAAATCATTTGGGAAGGTAAAAAGTTACCAGCAACAGAAGCGTTAGAGCTTGGATTAATTGACGAAGTTATCGGAGAAAACTTCCAAGGTGCTGTAAAACAAAAAATAAATGAATGGCTTCAAAAACCAATTAAATCCATGATTCAAACGAAACAAATTTTATGCGAAGTCAATCGCTCAAGCTTAGAACAAACGCTTCAGCTTGAAAAGCGCGGACAATACGAAATGAGAAGAACAGCTGACCATAAAGAAGGAATTACTGCATTTTTAGAAAAACGTCCGCCTGCGTTTAAAGGGGAATAA
- a CDS encoding O-antigen ligase family protein has protein sequence MVNKLKQTNNYFPHFLLLFIVLQPILDLLTSFSIYTLHMSATVGIVVRFAFMTLALGYLLFNWKQPGNKKYIFYLVLLGIVLAAGLVNNMIVKHPVSFGEEIKFILKSTYPIVLLFGYILVFKELKDKQHASDKLITYFLYASLIVSMVMIVSIASGTDFSSYSYEKTGSRGWFFAGNELSSILAITFPMVVLYSVQKTTSFSKVYYWIPTILAMYASIMVGTKVGYGAIILTLGVALLFSIIEYMMQRKKVGKGITHLVNTFVALVVLGGLLAVTPLTPIAKNMGIHLQIYEDKKLASEEQARKEGKVITEDPEEAKRRAEGKLTSGEMNSLIYSDRDKFLQVYKQYYKEAPISQKLFGMGYAGNYKDKDAVKLIEMDFHDLFFSFGIIGFLLYLLPFVYFGIRLFIRVITNFKSIITVRYMLLASVLVLALGIAFTAGHVLTAPAVSIFFVVILAYVIVDLKAD, from the coding sequence ATGGTTAACAAGTTGAAACAAACGAATAACTACTTCCCACATTTCCTGTTACTATTCATCGTGTTGCAACCAATTTTAGATTTATTAACATCTTTCTCTATCTACACATTACACATGAGTGCGACAGTCGGAATTGTAGTAAGATTTGCCTTTATGACTCTCGCTTTAGGATATCTACTTTTCAATTGGAAACAACCTGGTAATAAGAAATATATTTTCTATCTAGTCTTACTTGGTATCGTACTTGCTGCTGGACTTGTAAACAATATGATCGTCAAGCACCCCGTTTCTTTTGGCGAGGAAATTAAATTCATTTTGAAAAGTACATATCCAATCGTTTTATTGTTTGGATATATTCTTGTATTTAAAGAACTAAAAGATAAACAGCATGCTTCTGATAAACTCATTACATATTTCTTATATGCATCGTTAATTGTAAGTATGGTTATGATTGTATCTATAGCATCCGGAACAGATTTCTCAAGTTATTCATACGAAAAAACCGGCTCTAGAGGATGGTTCTTCGCGGGAAATGAATTGAGTTCTATTTTAGCAATCACGTTCCCAATGGTTGTACTCTACTCTGTACAGAAAACAACTTCTTTTTCTAAAGTATACTACTGGATTCCAACAATTTTAGCGATGTATGCCAGTATTATGGTCGGAACAAAAGTGGGATATGGAGCAATTATCCTTACACTAGGCGTTGCACTTCTCTTTTCTATTATTGAATATATGATGCAACGTAAAAAAGTAGGTAAAGGAATTACACATCTTGTTAATACCTTTGTTGCTCTTGTTGTACTAGGTGGTTTATTGGCAGTCACACCACTTACTCCTATTGCAAAAAATATGGGCATTCATTTACAAATATATGAAGATAAAAAATTAGCAAGCGAAGAACAAGCAAGAAAAGAAGGGAAAGTAATTACAGAGGATCCTGAAGAAGCAAAAAGACGTGCAGAAGGAAAATTAACAAGTGGAGAAATGAATAGTTTAATTTATAGTGACCGTGATAAATTCTTACAAGTGTATAAACAATACTATAAAGAAGCCCCTATATCACAAAAGTTATTCGGTATGGGATACGCAGGAAACTATAAAGATAAAGATGCAGTTAAACTAATTGAAATGGACTTTCATGATTTATTCTTTTCATTTGGAATCATTGGTTTTCTGCTTTATCTGTTACCATTTGTTTATTTTGGCATTCGATTATTCATTCGCGTCATTACAAATTTCAAATCCATTATAACTGTAAGATATATGCTCCTTGCCAGTGTGCTAGTATTAGCACTAGGTATTGCCTTTACGGCTGGACATGTATTAACCGCACCAGCTGTTAGTATTTTCTTTGTCGTAATATTAGCCTATGTCATTGTTGATTTAAAAGCAGATTAA
- a CDS encoding YheC/YheD family protein yields the protein MKDHIYTLQISIDHPRSLTLPYIFSSTSPLTFLSFGTRNTTCENIEIHYTYAHEIIIGEQIAKELYLPFPTTVHAFIQNQTLVFGPLIGIFTTGFTESAANPIGNRSISFKELLTPPHSLHPFVFLFGAQHMNWDEETIDGYFFKEENWIQCKVPFPNVIYDRLPNREAELYKPILRTKKRLQTKYTIPWFNPGFFNKWNIHQLLTNEKTVASLLPQTETFQHFEQVENFLSSYKHIYMKPVHGSLGRNIYQILYSTSENSYYCRYREAEQNKLRKYHSLETLINHVMQGHDLKTFIVQQGIVLLRIGGQPVDFRIHTNKNRFGNWRVSAIVAKIAGKGSMTTHINSGGEVKLLQDIFSDATERVRITNKLTDAALQLSSILDQQTEGNIGEIGFDLGLDKDEKIWLFEANSKPGRTIFQSETLQEYSELTRQLFYEYAMHLTEHHLSRPKRLLPEDKTSTL from the coding sequence TTGAAAGATCATATTTACACATTACAAATTTCTATCGATCATCCAAGATCGCTAACATTGCCCTATATATTTTCTAGTACTTCTCCCCTTACATTTCTTTCCTTCGGCACACGAAATACGACATGTGAAAATATTGAAATTCATTATACTTATGCTCACGAAATTATAATTGGCGAACAAATTGCGAAAGAACTTTATCTTCCATTTCCAACTACCGTGCATGCTTTCATTCAAAATCAAACACTTGTATTTGGACCATTGATCGGTATTTTCACAACAGGTTTTACAGAATCAGCTGCTAATCCAATTGGCAATCGTTCGATCAGTTTCAAGGAGTTACTGACCCCACCTCACTCTTTACATCCATTTGTTTTCTTATTTGGTGCACAACATATGAACTGGGATGAGGAAACAATTGATGGATACTTTTTTAAAGAGGAAAACTGGATACAATGTAAAGTTCCTTTTCCAAACGTTATTTATGATCGGCTACCTAATCGAGAAGCAGAACTTTACAAACCTATTCTCAGAACAAAAAAACGATTACAAACGAAGTACACCATTCCATGGTTCAACCCAGGTTTTTTTAACAAATGGAATATACACCAGCTGCTTACAAATGAAAAAACAGTCGCTTCTCTGTTACCTCAAACAGAAACATTTCAGCACTTCGAGCAAGTAGAGAATTTCTTATCATCATATAAACACATTTATATGAAACCTGTGCATGGTAGTCTTGGACGAAATATTTATCAAATTCTTTATTCCACTTCAGAAAACAGTTATTATTGTCGTTACCGCGAGGCAGAGCAGAATAAATTACGAAAGTATCACTCTTTAGAAACACTTATCAATCATGTTATGCAAGGCCATGATTTAAAAACATTTATTGTTCAACAAGGAATTGTATTATTACGTATAGGTGGGCAGCCAGTAGACTTTCGCATTCATACAAATAAAAATCGTTTTGGGAATTGGAGAGTCAGTGCCATCGTTGCAAAAATCGCCGGGAAAGGCAGTATGACAACTCATATAAATAGCGGCGGAGAAGTAAAACTACTCCAAGATATTTTTTCTGATGCAACGGAGCGTGTTCGAATCACGAATAAATTGACAGATGCAGCCTTGCAACTAAGTTCTATTTTAGATCAGCAAACGGAAGGAAATATTGGAGAAATTGGTTTTGATTTAGGTTTAGATAAAGATGAGAAGATTTGGCTATTTGAAGCCAATTCCAAACCTGGAAGAACTATATTTCAATCCGAAACATTACAAGAATATAGTGAACTGACGAGACAGCTATTTTACGAGTACGCCATGCATTTAACAGAACATCATCTTTCTCGTCCGAAAAGGCTATTACCAGAAGATAAAACTTCCACCCTATAA
- a CDS encoding nucleoside triphosphate pyrophosphohydrolase yields MSTYNKLVRDLVPEKILMSGKTYTSKKLTGQAYIQALAKIGTEEIREFASMKEREHALDSLADALEVIISLARAEGATFEDIERLRKQKEEERGGFQRGIYLLDVSEE; encoded by the coding sequence ATGTCAACTTATAATAAACTAGTTAGAGATCTCGTTCCAGAAAAGATTTTAATGTCTGGAAAAACATATACTTCAAAAAAATTAACTGGTCAAGCATACATACAAGCATTAGCGAAAATCGGAACAGAGGAAATTCGTGAATTCGCCTCAATGAAAGAACGTGAACACGCATTAGATTCACTGGCTGATGCACTAGAAGTCATCATCTCACTAGCGCGTGCAGAAGGCGCAACATTTGAAGATATTGAGCGTCTTCGTAAGCAAAAAGAAGAAGAACGCGGTGGGTTCCAAAGAGGGATTTACTTGCTGGATGTTTCGGAGGAGTAG
- a CDS encoding M42 family metallopeptidase: MAHHAKETMELIKQLVSIPSPSGNTGKIINFIENYVKEWNVETKRNNKGALILTLKGKNDDQHRLLTAHVDTLGAMVKEIKSDGRLRLSMIGGFRWNSVEGEYCEIETASGKTYTGTILMHQTSVHVYKDAGEAKRDEKNIEVRIDERVSSADEVRELGIEVGDFVSFDPRVQITESGYIKSRHLDDKVSVAILLKLIKRLQDENITLPYTTHFLISNNEEIGYGGNSNIPEETVEYLAVDMGALGDGQASDEYTVSICAKDSSGPYHYGLRKHLVELAKANNIEYKVDIYPYYGSDASAAIRAGFDVKHALIGAGIDSSHAFERTHESSIVHTEALVFAYVMSELIGE, translated from the coding sequence TTGGCACATCATGCAAAAGAAACAATGGAATTAATTAAACAGCTTGTTTCTATTCCAAGTCCATCTGGAAATACAGGCAAAATCATTAACTTTATTGAAAACTACGTAAAAGAGTGGAATGTAGAAACGAAGCGTAACAATAAAGGTGCGCTTATTTTGACGTTAAAAGGGAAAAACGATGATCAGCATCGTTTACTAACTGCTCACGTTGATACTTTAGGTGCAATGGTAAAAGAAATTAAATCTGACGGTCGCCTTCGCTTATCGATGATTGGCGGGTTTCGCTGGAACTCTGTTGAAGGAGAATATTGCGAAATCGAAACAGCGAGCGGAAAAACATATACGGGTACAATTTTAATGCACCAAACATCTGTCCATGTATACAAAGACGCAGGTGAAGCAAAACGTGATGAAAAAAATATTGAAGTTCGTATCGATGAGCGCGTATCTTCAGCAGATGAAGTTCGTGAACTAGGAATCGAAGTAGGGGACTTTGTCTCATTCGACCCACGTGTCCAAATTACAGAGAGCGGCTACATAAAATCACGTCACCTAGACGACAAAGTAAGCGTGGCAATTCTACTAAAATTAATTAAAAGATTACAAGATGAAAACATTACATTGCCATACACAACACATTTTTTAATCTCTAATAATGAAGAAATCGGGTATGGTGGTAATTCCAACATCCCAGAAGAAACAGTAGAATACTTAGCTGTCGACATGGGAGCATTAGGGGATGGTCAAGCATCAGATGAATACACAGTATCCATCTGTGCGAAAGACTCTAGCGGTCCATACCACTACGGTTTACGTAAACATTTAGTGGAACTTGCGAAAGCAAACAACATTGAATATAAAGTAGATATTTACCCATACTACGGATCAGATGCATCCGCAGCAATCCGCGCAGGATTTGATGTGAAACACGCGCTAATTGGAGCAGGAATTGATTCTTCTCATGCATTTGAGCGTACACATGAGAGTTCGATTGTACATACGGAGGCGCTTGTGTTTGCTTATGTGATGTCAGAGTTGATTGGAGAATAG
- a CDS encoding Ger(x)C family spore germination protein, with protein sequence MKRKVLCCILLSVFMMTGCFDQTNVEDVSLTLVLGIDLDRNNNLLVYMSSPVFNKEAKVKEETTGVKSVTTRNSRDKFDATVMALTSGSKTQVILVGKRLMKRKNWENYLDPFYRDPKNTVTTRVVAVDGPVSDVIFYHPKDKPRLPLYLTKLVDTAYLRNIAVKTTLQKLHEQVADKGITASITEMKKKNRIWVTGTALLDEKGRYKLALKSDENKLLRILQQETKGEFPFTIALKLKSDSQDKDWISFSAQNIKVKTKVKYDNHFIFNIDVKMRISITERLFSFNTRKDAAKLQKAIETKLEADFKQLIKKIQAAKIDPIGLGVYARTYTYPEWKKVQNKWNKALAKGDVNVKVNVEIGGMGTIK encoded by the coding sequence TTGAAAAGAAAGGTGCTATGTTGTATTTTGTTATCAGTGTTCATGATGACTGGATGCTTTGATCAAACAAATGTTGAAGATGTTTCCCTTACTCTTGTCCTTGGTATCGATTTAGATCGTAATAATAATTTATTGGTGTACATGTCAAGTCCTGTTTTTAATAAAGAAGCAAAGGTAAAAGAAGAAACTACTGGTGTGAAATCTGTTACGACTCGAAATTCTAGAGACAAATTTGACGCTACGGTTATGGCGCTTACCTCGGGAAGTAAAACACAGGTTATTTTAGTTGGAAAACGGCTAATGAAACGAAAAAACTGGGAAAATTACCTCGACCCATTTTACCGAGACCCCAAAAACACAGTTACCACACGAGTTGTTGCTGTAGATGGACCTGTTTCGGACGTCATCTTTTATCACCCAAAAGATAAACCGCGGCTTCCTTTATATTTAACAAAACTAGTTGATACCGCCTATTTAAGAAATATCGCAGTAAAAACAACTCTTCAAAAATTACATGAACAAGTAGCAGACAAAGGGATAACAGCAAGTATTACTGAGATGAAAAAAAAGAATAGAATATGGGTGACAGGTACGGCTTTGTTGGATGAAAAAGGAAGGTATAAATTAGCGCTAAAATCCGATGAAAACAAACTATTACGCATTTTGCAGCAAGAAACGAAAGGTGAGTTTCCATTTACAATTGCACTTAAACTAAAGTCAGATAGCCAGGATAAAGATTGGATAAGCTTTAGTGCCCAAAATATTAAAGTAAAGACAAAGGTAAAGTATGATAATCATTTTATATTTAATATAGATGTAAAGATGAGAATCAGTATTACAGAACGGCTTTTTTCGTTCAATACAAGAAAGGACGCAGCAAAATTACAAAAAGCTATTGAAACTAAGCTGGAAGCTGATTTCAAGCAATTAATAAAGAAAATACAAGCTGCCAAAATCGACCCTATTGGGCTTGGGGTATATGCAAGAACTTACACATATCCAGAATGGAAAAAAGTCCAAAATAAATGGAATAAGGCATTAGCAAAGGGCGATGTAAACGTCAAGGTAAATGTAGAAATTGGTGGGATGGGAACGATTAAGTAA